A single Endozoicomonas sp. NE40 DNA region contains:
- the mobA gene encoding molybdenum cofactor guanylyltransferase: MSRLYGLVLAGGQSSRMGRNKALLEWQEKPLFLAMADKLAAAGADPVLISGNSQMTTHQFGKTVTDRLPNRGPLSGIHAALFEIPDNDCLLNSLLVVPVDMPLLSAETLKHLADYSSQHKAACYFQDFTLPVCLPVNTRLRERVRQAINSPDRKDYSIWRLLKHLDGRAIPVPAPEQATLFRNTNTPEEWQACQTFARSRSSHKECS; the protein is encoded by the coding sequence ATGAGCCGTTTATACGGGCTGGTTCTGGCTGGCGGACAGTCATCCAGAATGGGTCGCAACAAAGCACTGCTGGAGTGGCAGGAAAAACCGCTGTTTCTGGCAATGGCTGATAAACTGGCTGCGGCCGGTGCAGACCCGGTTCTGATCAGTGGCAACAGCCAGATGACCACCCACCAGTTTGGCAAAACGGTCACCGACCGGCTGCCTAACCGGGGTCCTCTCAGCGGCATCCATGCAGCACTGTTTGAGATACCGGACAACGATTGTCTGTTAAACAGCCTGCTGGTAGTACCGGTTGATATGCCGCTTCTGTCGGCAGAAACATTGAAACATCTGGCAGACTACAGCAGTCAGCACAAGGCAGCCTGCTATTTTCAGGACTTTACACTGCCCGTCTGTCTGCCGGTAAATACACGTTTGCGGGAAAGGGTCAGACAGGCTATTAACAGTCCTGACCGAAAAGATTACTCGATCTGGCGTTTGCTCAAACATCTGGATGGCAGGGCAATTCCCGTCCCCGCTCCGGAACAGGCAACGCTGTTCAGAAACACCAACACTCCGGAAGAGTGGCAGGCCTGCCAGACTTTTGCCCGGAGCCGGAGTTCTCATAAAGAGTGCTCATAA
- a CDS encoding NTP transferase domain-containing protein has product MSHLYGLVLAGGQSSRMGRNKALLETPDNDCLLNSLLVVPVDMPLLSAETLKHLADYSSQHKTACYFQDSTLSVQAVT; this is encoded by the coding sequence ATGAGCCATTTATACGGGCTGGTTCTGGCTGGCGGACAGTCATCCAGAATGGGTCGCAACAAAGCACTGCTTGAGACACCTGACAACGATTGTCTGCTAAACAGCCTGCTGGTAGTACCGGTTGATATGCCGCTGCTGTCGGCAGAAACATTGAAACATCTGGCAGACTACAGCAGTCAGCACAAGACAGCCTGCTATTTTCAGGACTCCACACTGTCCGTTCAGGCTGTTACCTGA
- a CDS encoding hydrolase, translating to MLPFSPCPGLKSPHLQTIWTPLFRKPQSLKRRRERFTTDDDDFIHLDWYGPEQSDRLIVLLHGLTGSSESKYITGLQTRLNQQGIQSVCINFRGCSGEPNLLPRGYHSGDSQELRGVLKHLKQQHPYKQLMAVGYSLGGNVLLKYQGEEGRSSLLSAAVAVSVPFRLDHCARQMNQGASRMYRNRFLNNMHQQMHDKLLFFRQQGWNDRARELQQLTSYGYLKTFEAFDHYVTAALHGFRSGNDYYRKASSRFYLEGIASPTLIIHSSDDPFMTPDSVPKPEELSNSTQLELTHRGGHVGFIGGRPNHLNYWLEQRIPEFLAEHKPSSR from the coding sequence ATGCTTCCATTTTCCCCCTGCCCCGGCCTGAAAAGCCCACACCTGCAAACGATATGGACGCCACTGTTTCGCAAACCCCAGTCGCTTAAGCGCCGGCGGGAGCGGTTCACGACAGACGACGATGATTTTATTCATCTCGACTGGTACGGACCTGAACAGTCTGACCGCCTGATCGTATTACTGCACGGTTTAACCGGCAGTTCCGAGTCCAAATACATCACAGGGCTGCAAACCCGCCTTAACCAACAGGGAATACAATCGGTCTGTATCAATTTCAGAGGATGCAGCGGGGAGCCTAACCTCCTGCCTCGTGGTTATCATTCTGGGGACAGTCAGGAACTCAGAGGAGTACTGAAACACCTTAAACAACAGCATCCGTATAAACAGCTGATGGCTGTGGGCTATTCACTGGGTGGCAATGTTCTGCTGAAATACCAGGGAGAAGAAGGCCGCAGCAGCTTACTGTCTGCTGCGGTGGCGGTATCAGTCCCCTTTCGTCTGGATCACTGCGCCCGGCAGATGAATCAGGGTGCCAGTCGCATGTACCGCAATCGCTTCCTCAACAACATGCACCAGCAGATGCACGACAAACTGCTGTTTTTCCGGCAGCAGGGCTGGAATGACCGGGCAAGGGAGCTGCAACAGTTAACCTCTTATGGCTACCTGAAAACCTTTGAAGCCTTTGACCATTACGTCACCGCCGCCCTGCATGGTTTCCGGAGTGGTAACGATTACTATCGCAAAGCCAGCAGCCGCTTTTATCTGGAAGGCATTGCCAGCCCGACCCTGATTATCCACTCCAGCGACGATCCTTTTATGACACCCGACAGCGTGCCAAAGCCGGAAGAGCTGTCCAACAGCACGCAACTGGAACTGACCCACCGGGGCGGCCATGTGGGGTTTATAGGCGGACGTCCAAACCATCTGAACTACTGGCTGGAGCAACGCATTCCGGAATTTCTGGCAGAACACAAACCATCATCCCGTTGA
- a CDS encoding RING-H2 finger protein — protein MNGTPPLSPAPLLPVKSSAGMTDDQFTTFKQEGCSLCHETDVTESRLKRSVCKADVIRTLCNHPFHKNCLIKHFSKCLGYRGLSPTCPTCQYNNPVSEEDRLLLESALVRNPPYIPGKPDKEQILKQHKDSPWVPAIQNTCLRMRFETYFDTGHSRYWLKVGATITDEELSELLRWSIKENRLNNVMELFEIGATLESEELSALAEKASDENQLDLLKYLIYQGGSLSADKINHHFREAIKNNNDKCWLETLKDLNAKLPPEELNSYCIEAAKCQSMQMVRRLLSWGAKPTAEDWNDVFRGFADNNHSTATLYLKGMGIEPVTEHCNTGFRNAVAAGCFSDAKMWKSLGAEPNAEKLNILVKEAAQRNDYKTVSTLIEFGAKLNKDEFRDLIQQAAKKGQDQLCLRLLQKGPEATTNDINAFFMRAIKKGDDLLANEWIKLGVELPTETINTLLNHPTGGFYDRNIVRLLMTLGGKPDVNHCNYFFAKAVSDNSTMSFTSDAQYWLDQGASPENKHLMPLCRRFNLGHTINDNTTLKKEANLWADFFTANPALLESSYKQAVDQNAPEFVEAFFVLGFKPSPDCIRSGFSRAATAGNFLSAKKWKKLGKKINVELSTKERDIGFWAAIENKDLKSAKKWKKYIGAKPRLCELNERLSRAQAENDTDMTAKLKSLGAQPATL, from the coding sequence ATGAATGGAACACCCCCTTTATCACCTGCACCTTTATTGCCTGTAAAAAGCAGTGCCGGAATGACCGACGACCAGTTTACAACCTTCAAACAGGAAGGCTGCTCCCTGTGCCATGAAACAGACGTCACTGAAAGCAGACTGAAACGATCCGTCTGCAAAGCGGACGTTATCAGAACACTGTGCAACCATCCGTTCCATAAAAATTGCCTGATAAAACATTTCAGTAAGTGCCTGGGTTACAGAGGATTAAGCCCAACCTGTCCGACCTGCCAATACAACAACCCTGTTTCTGAGGAAGACCGCCTTTTACTGGAGTCCGCCCTGGTTCGAAACCCCCCTTACATACCGGGTAAGCCCGATAAAGAGCAAATACTGAAACAGCACAAAGACTCCCCATGGGTTCCAGCCATTCAAAATACCTGCCTGCGAATGAGATTTGAAACCTACTTCGACACCGGTCACAGCCGCTACTGGCTTAAGGTAGGAGCAACCATCACTGATGAGGAACTCAGCGAACTACTCCGCTGGTCGATCAAAGAGAATCGCCTGAATAACGTCATGGAGTTATTCGAAATAGGAGCAACGCTTGAATCTGAGGAGCTTAGCGCATTAGCTGAAAAAGCCTCAGATGAAAACCAGTTGGATTTGCTCAAATATCTGATTTACCAAGGTGGCAGCCTCAGTGCAGACAAAATCAATCACCACTTTAGAGAGGCCATTAAAAACAACAATGACAAGTGCTGGCTTGAAACACTGAAAGACCTGAATGCCAAGCTCCCCCCTGAGGAGCTGAACTCTTACTGCATAGAGGCAGCAAAATGCCAGAGTATGCAGATGGTTCGCCGGCTATTGAGTTGGGGCGCCAAACCAACCGCTGAGGACTGGAACGATGTCTTCAGAGGATTTGCTGATAATAATCATTCAACGGCTACTCTATACCTAAAGGGAATGGGCATTGAACCAGTTACTGAACACTGCAATACCGGTTTCAGAAATGCAGTTGCGGCAGGATGTTTTTCCGATGCAAAAATGTGGAAATCACTTGGAGCTGAGCCAAATGCAGAAAAACTCAACATACTGGTTAAAGAGGCTGCACAAAGAAATGATTACAAGACCGTTTCAACCCTGATAGAGTTTGGTGCCAAACTGAACAAGGACGAATTCAGGGACCTAATCCAACAGGCCGCAAAAAAAGGTCAGGATCAATTGTGTTTAAGGCTGCTTCAAAAAGGACCAGAAGCAACTACCAATGACATAAACGCCTTCTTCATGCGCGCTATTAAAAAAGGTGACGATCTCCTTGCTAATGAGTGGATAAAGCTTGGGGTAGAACTACCCACTGAAACGATAAACACGTTGCTTAATCACCCCACAGGAGGCTTTTATGACAGAAACATCGTCAGACTGCTGATGACACTTGGAGGCAAACCGGACGTCAACCACTGCAACTATTTTTTCGCTAAAGCCGTTTCGGACAACTCTACCATGAGCTTTACTTCTGATGCTCAATACTGGCTTGATCAGGGTGCCAGCCCTGAAAATAAGCACCTGATGCCACTTTGTCGTAGATTCAACCTGGGTCACACCATTAACGACAACACCACTCTAAAGAAAGAGGCCAACCTGTGGGCAGACTTTTTCACTGCTAACCCAGCTCTTCTTGAAAGTAGCTATAAACAGGCTGTCGATCAAAATGCCCCGGAATTTGTAGAAGCATTCTTTGTATTAGGATTCAAGCCTTCCCCCGACTGCATTAGATCCGGTTTCAGCAGAGCTGCAACAGCAGGCAATTTCCTGTCTGCCAAAAAGTGGAAAAAGCTGGGGAAGAAAATAAATGTCGAACTTTCCACAAAAGAGAGGGATATCGGTTTCTGGGCAGCCATTGAGAACAAAGATTTAAAGTCCGCCAAAAAATGGAAAAAGTATATTGGTGCTAAACCGCGACTTTGTGAGCTGAACGAACGCTTATCCAGGGCTCAGGCTGAAAACGACACAGACATGACAGCAAAACTAAAATCCCTTGGCGCTCAACCTGCCACACTGTAG
- a CDS encoding dimethyl sulfoxide reductase anchor subunit family protein, producing MSDYQLSLVFFTIFCQWGVGSVLGVTLYCSLPEAEDRPLNTKAVAALIWLICLVGSLCLLSQLDNPAMAYRALFSAGGSWLSREVTASVILNGCTTLWMVSYYADGKKGVQQLLGGFTSVLGLIAILVSAQVYFQAELHPEWNTLLTHLTFLSTALTLGMATVIVFIRAYGHEVPLTIRYLQGFSVIVTLVVMTLFVRHLDYSATHNLLTAYQLLGSVLAGGLLFVMVRNSGRYRPEWMLVTALVMVSGEIAGRLSFYSSMTAGAPW from the coding sequence ATGAGTGACTATCAGCTGTCTCTGGTGTTCTTCACCATTTTTTGTCAGTGGGGCGTTGGCAGTGTGCTGGGAGTTACCCTCTATTGCAGTTTGCCGGAAGCTGAAGACCGGCCGTTGAATACGAAAGCGGTGGCTGCCCTTATCTGGCTGATCTGCCTGGTTGGTTCGCTCTGCTTACTCAGCCAGCTGGATAATCCTGCAATGGCTTATCGTGCTCTGTTCAGTGCTGGAGGTTCCTGGCTGAGCCGGGAGGTAACTGCATCCGTTATTCTTAATGGTTGTACAACGCTCTGGATGGTGTCTTATTATGCCGATGGTAAAAAGGGTGTGCAGCAGTTGCTGGGTGGATTCACCAGTGTGCTGGGCCTGATTGCTATTCTGGTTTCAGCCCAGGTTTATTTTCAGGCGGAGTTGCATCCGGAATGGAATACCCTGCTGACGCATCTGACGTTTCTGAGCACCGCGCTGACCCTGGGAATGGCGACAGTTATCGTTTTTATAAGGGCTTATGGTCATGAGGTTCCTTTGACAATACGTTATCTGCAGGGTTTTAGCGTTATCGTAACGCTTGTTGTCATGACACTTTTTGTCCGTCATCTGGACTACTCGGCTACCCATAATCTTCTGACGGCTTATCAGCTGCTTGGCAGTGTGTTGGCGGGGGGGCTGCTGTTTGTGATGGTTCGGAATTCAGGCCGCTACAGACCTGAGTGGATGCTGGTTACTGCACTGGTGATGGTCAGTGGTGAAATTGCCGGGCGCTTGTCGTTTTATAGCTCAATGACAGCCGGGGCTCCGTGGTAG
- a CDS encoding crotonase/enoyl-CoA hydratase family protein, protein MPHKSLLVTIEAGIASIELNRPDRRNAMNIDFWREFPDVLRNIDSEACARVIVISGTGPMFCAGMDLEVFMNPPASLVSGEEGRRKENFRRMVMQLQDCFTILETIRIPVLTAVHGGCIGGGINLISAADCRYATEDAWFSVKETRLGMTADLGVLQRLPKVMPEGLAREMAYTGRKLGAAEALRSGLINAVYKDKACMIQQVMEIARQIASNSPLAVSGSKEMMNFARDHSIADGLKYMATWQSGMFQPGEMAIALQASAMKAEPEFDELWPVTPPLQ, encoded by the coding sequence ATGCCCCACAAAAGCCTACTCGTCACCATTGAAGCCGGTATCGCATCGATAGAGCTGAACCGCCCGGACAGGCGCAATGCGATGAATATTGATTTCTGGCGCGAATTTCCGGACGTGTTACGCAACATCGACTCTGAGGCCTGTGCCCGGGTGATTGTGATCTCAGGCACAGGCCCCATGTTCTGCGCAGGCATGGACCTGGAAGTTTTTATGAATCCTCCCGCCTCACTGGTTTCAGGCGAAGAAGGTCGACGCAAAGAAAATTTCAGACGCATGGTGATGCAACTACAGGACTGCTTTACCATTCTGGAAACCATCCGGATACCTGTCCTGACCGCAGTGCATGGCGGCTGTATTGGTGGCGGCATTAACCTGATCAGCGCAGCAGACTGTCGCTATGCAACAGAAGACGCCTGGTTCTCAGTTAAAGAAACACGACTGGGTATGACAGCAGACCTTGGGGTTCTGCAACGCCTGCCTAAAGTCATGCCCGAAGGGCTGGCAAGAGAAATGGCTTATACAGGGCGTAAGCTCGGGGCAGCAGAGGCATTACGCAGCGGCCTGATAAATGCTGTTTATAAAGACAAAGCCTGCATGATCCAACAGGTTATGGAGATTGCACGACAAATTGCCAGCAATTCCCCACTGGCCGTTTCTGGCAGCAAAGAAATGATGAACTTTGCCAGAGATCATTCAATCGCTGATGGACTCAAGTATATGGCCACCTGGCAAAGCGGTATGTTCCAGCCCGGAGAGATGGCAATCGCCCTTCAGGCAAGCGCTATGAAAGCTGAGCCTGAATTTGATGAGTTGTGGCCCGTAACACCACCCCTGCAATAA